A segment of the Bacillus pseudomycoides genome:
TAGTCGCGATGGACGCGGTGGTGGTGATGGCCGTAATCGTGATCGCAACCGTGATGGTAACCGCAACCGTGGTCGTAAAGGTGAAGGTCAAGGTCGCCCAGGATCTTCAAATGGACGCGGCGAAAGAAAACATCATAGTCGTAAGCCGCAAGCTTAATAAAAGAGAGGATGTCCCAAAAGGGCATCCTTTTTTATTTGTGTAATTGCGTATACTACATAATAAGATGTATAGAAAAAAGTGGGGTATGCTGGTAAGACTTGGTTATGTAGCGATGAGTGTACACTTAAAAAATGCATCTCCGTCTCAAACGATGACATATGCACAATTTCAACGTGTTCAAGATCGGGAGGTGGCGATTCATAAGCTTGAAAGAATTGCGAATTCTAATTTGGACAATTGTTTGCGGTTATTAAAGCGTAATAAAGGGCATGACATATCTTTTTTACAGAAAATCAAAGGTAGTGTTTCGTAAATTGATTGTATGATTGCAGCCGAAAAAGGATGAATCTTTATTTCGATTAATACGAAGTCTTGGTACGGAATCAGAGGCGGGAATAATGGATGGTGGGAGCTTTTATGTGAAACAAGCTCTACACCATCGTTTTTTTTGTTAAAAGCGGAGTGCCAATACCACCGATTAGTAGTCCAGTTAAATGACTAATAGGGTTGGCGGAAGGATTAAAGAAGGTAAAAAGAAGTAATAGAAATATAATTGAAGAAAAGAAAACTAACTCTTTTGGTTGAGAAGAATGGTAGTGAATATATAAAAGAAAAAGTTGTGCGCCAAGTAAACCAAAAATACCACCTGATGCACCGGCATGAATATACTCGATAGGCATAATCATATAAGATACAATATTGCCGCTAATGCCGGCGGTGAAAAATAAAAGAATGAAGCGAATGCTACCTAGTTGTTTTTCGATGGATTGACCGAGCAGAAATAGACAAATGCTATTGGAAAGAAAATGTTGGAAGTCTACATGTATAAATAGAGAGGTTATAAGCCGCCCCCATTCCCCTTTAGAAATATGTTCATTGTAAGCGGCTAAATTATAAAAGAAAAAATCTCCTGGTATTATCATGATAAGTTGCAAGATAAGGAAAAAGAGGACGGCGGGTTGTAAGGTAGTTCGCATATGTGAGAATGACATTTTATATTTTCACTCCTTTTGCATCAGAATGATTCTCTGTTATTCTTACAATATGAATGAAGGAAGACAAATAGAAGAAGGGGACTTTTGAAATGATTATAGGGATTGGAATAGATATCATCGAACTGAATCGAATTGAAAAAATGTTAGATGGAAAGCTTAAATTTATGGATCGTGTTTTAACCGATGGAGAACGTAGTGTTGCTGCTGAATTGAAAGGGCATCGCCTTGTAGAATTTGTAGCAGGAAGGTTTGCAGCGAAAGAAGCGTATTCTAAAGCTGTTGGAACTGGTATCGGAAAAGAAGTGAGCTTTTTGGATATTGAAATAAAAAACGATGATAGAGGTAAGCCGATTCTCACTGCAAATACAGAACACATCGTTCATTTATCGATTAGTCATAGTAGAGAATTCGCAGTGGCTCAAGTTGTTTTAGAAAGCTCGTCACGCTAGTCTGCATATTTTATATTTTTGTCTCATATATTTGAGTTAGCGATAAGGGAGAAATATCTTCCATTCATTTATAGGGGCAAAGGGGCTGAAATGATGAAAAGGCGGCTATTTTTAGTGATTGTCGGTTTATTGACCGTTTTTGCGCTAGCGGGTTGTATGGAAAAGAAACAAGAAGATGTCGTGCGAGATTTAGAAGCGAAGGTTAAGGGGATGAAGAGTTATCAAGCTGAAGCGAAATTATCTATTAAGACGGGGAATGAACCACAAGAATATAATGTGGAAGTTTGGCATAAAGAGCCTTCCTATTATCGTGTGAATTTAAAAAATACAAAGAAAGATCAGAGTCAAATCATTTTAAGGAATGATGAAGGTGTATTTGTATTAACGCCAGCTCTTAATAAAAGTTTTCGATTTCAAAGTGACTGGCCACAAAATAGTAGCCAGGCTTACTTATATGAATCACTTGTAAGAGATATCTTAAAGGATAAGAAGAATCTTTCATTTGAGAAAACAGATAAATATTATGTATTTAAGACAAAGACGAATTACCACCATCAAAATATGCTACCAAAGCAAGAGATTAAATTGAATAAAAGTGATTTAGCGCCTGTTTCAGTAAAATTGATGGATAATGATCAAAATGTTCTTGTGAAAGTAGACTTTTCAAAGGTGAAGTTTGATACAAAGTTTGATAAGGGTGCATTTGATACAAAGCAAAATATGTCTAGGGCGCAAGTGGATGTACAAACAACAGTGAAAGCAGATAAACCATTTGCTGTTCTGTATCCGAGTGATACTCCACAAGGGATGGTTTTAAAGGAAGAGAAAGAGTTGAAGACAGACAGTGGCAAGCGGGCGATACTCACATACACTGGAAATAAGAAATCCTTTACATTAATACAAGAAAAGGCGAAGGTTGCTGAAGCTTCAGCATCAATAAGTGTGAGTGGAGAGTTAGTTGATCTTGGTTTTACAATTGGTGCTCTAGCAAAAGACTCGTTAACATGGTCGCATAATGGAGTGGAATATATGCTCGTGTCTAAAGGGTTAGAACCGGATGAGTTATTAATGGTAGCTCGTTCTGTTACGGAAAAGCAGGTGAAATAAACTTTTTAGACGTGGTGATGTATATGCACCACGTTTTTTCTTGTTTTGAAGAACGGATTTCCTAAAAAGACGAATATAAAAGAATAAGCCTCGCATATCGTATATAAGGAAGTGTTTTTTTATGGAAGAATCATCGTTTTGCCGTAATACGTGGGTAGAAGTAAATTTGGATGCTATTTATAACAATGTAACACATATTAAAGAAATTATTCCGGAAAATGTTGAGGTTTTTGCTGTAGTAAAAGGGAATTCGTATGGACATGACTATGTGCCGGGGGCTAAAACTGCATTAGAGGCTGGAGCAACAAGGTTAGCTGTTGCTTTTTTAGATGAAGCATTGGTGCTTCGCCGATCCGGTATTACCGCACCGATTCTAGTATTAGGCCCATCATCGCCGCGTGTTGTGAATGTAGCTGCTGAAAATGATGTAGCATTAACTGTTTTCCAAAGAGAGTGGGTCGAGGAAGCAGTAGAAGTTTGGGATAGCTCGGTACCATTACGTTTTCATATTAATTTCGACAGTGGTATGGGGAGAATCGGAATTCGAGAATGCAAAGAATTAACAGGTTTTTTGCGTAGTTTAGAAGATGCTCCGTTTTTTGAATTAGAAGGGGTGTATACGCATTTTTCAACAGCTGATGAAGTGGAAACCTCGTATTTTGATAAGCAATATAATACGTTTTTGAAACAGTTAAGTTGGCTTGAGGAATTTGGAGTAGATCCAAAGTTTATTCATGCGGCGAATAGTGCCGCTACTATGCGTTTCCATGGAATTACATTCAATGCTGTTCGAATTGGAATTGCTATGTATGGTTTAACGCCATCTGTGGAGATCTGTCCATTCTTGCCGATTAAATTACAACCGGCTCTTTCGCTTCATACAACAGTTACACATATTAAGAAAGTAATTCAAGGTGATGGGATTAGTTATGGTGTCACGTATCGAACGAGAACGGAAGAGTGGATTGCAACAGTACCGATTGGATATGCAGACGGTTGGCTCAGAAGATTGCAAGGATTTAAAGTACTTGTGAATGGGAAAAGGGTTCCTATTGTAGGCCGTGTTACGATGGATCAATTTATGATTCATCTTCCTTGCGAAGTGCCACTTGGCACAAAAGTTACGCTTATTGGGAAGCAGGGTGATGAATACATTAGTGCGAATGAGGTTGCGGAGTATTCAGGTACCATTAGTTATGAAATTATAACAACAATAAGCTTTCGAGTTCCTCGTATATTTATTCGAGATGGGAAGGTTGTCGAGGTTATAAATTATTTAAATGATATATAAGTAAGCTATATTCGCAGTAGTTATTTCGTGTTAGAAAGAGATGAAAAGTACAAGAGAGTGAATGTTTTGTTTGTCAATTGGAAAACATAAACAAGGAATAAGTAAGTCTTTGCAACAGGCTCCATACAATGGTATTATTACAATAGGTGTCATATATATTTGGGTGTGTAGTTGACGGTGGAGGTGTATTTTTGTGTCCGAATCGAGTGTAACTACTGAAATCGTGGTTCGGTTGCCAAAGCAAGTGGTAACGGAATTGGACGGAATTGGAAAACAAGAGAATAAGAATCGCCATGAACTAATTTGCCAGGCAACACAACTGTTATTGCGTCAACATAA
Coding sequences within it:
- the acpS gene encoding holo-ACP synthase, which encodes MIIGIGIDIIELNRIEKMLDGKLKFMDRVLTDGERSVAAELKGHRLVEFVAGRFAAKEAYSKAVGTGIGKEVSFLDIEIKNDDRGKPILTANTEHIVHLSISHSREFAVAQVVLESSSR
- the alr gene encoding alanine racemase, which codes for MEESSFCRNTWVEVNLDAIYNNVTHIKEIIPENVEVFAVVKGNSYGHDYVPGAKTALEAGATRLAVAFLDEALVLRRSGITAPILVLGPSSPRVVNVAAENDVALTVFQREWVEEAVEVWDSSVPLRFHINFDSGMGRIGIRECKELTGFLRSLEDAPFFELEGVYTHFSTADEVETSYFDKQYNTFLKQLSWLEEFGVDPKFIHAANSAATMRFHGITFNAVRIGIAMYGLTPSVEICPFLPIKLQPALSLHTTVTHIKKVIQGDGISYGVTYRTRTEEWIATVPIGYADGWLRRLQGFKVLVNGKRVPIVGRVTMDQFMIHLPCEVPLGTKVTLIGKQGDEYISANEVAEYSGTISYEIITTISFRVPRIFIRDGKVVEVINYLNDI
- a CDS encoding outer membrane lipoprotein carrier protein LolA; the encoded protein is MEKKQEDVVRDLEAKVKGMKSYQAEAKLSIKTGNEPQEYNVEVWHKEPSYYRVNLKNTKKDQSQIILRNDEGVFVLTPALNKSFRFQSDWPQNSSQAYLYESLVRDILKDKKNLSFEKTDKYYVFKTKTNYHHQNMLPKQEIKLNKSDLAPVSVKLMDNDQNVLVKVDFSKVKFDTKFDKGAFDTKQNMSRAQVDVQTTVKADKPFAVLYPSDTPQGMVLKEEKELKTDSGKRAILTYTGNKKSFTLIQEKAKVAEASASISVSGELVDLGFTIGALAKDSLTWSHNGVEYMLVSKGLEPDELLMVARSVTEKQVK
- a CDS encoding rhomboid family intramembrane serine protease, producing MSFSHMRTTLQPAVLFFLILQLIMIIPGDFFFYNLAAYNEHISKGEWGRLITSLFIHVDFQHFLSNSICLFLLGQSIEKQLGSIRFILLFFTAGISGNIVSYMIMPIEYIHAGASGGIFGLLGAQLFLLYIHYHSSQPKELVFFSSIIFLLLLFTFFNPSANPISHLTGLLIGGIGTPLLTKKTMV
- a CDS encoding antitoxin EndoAI translates to MSESSVTTEIVVRLPKQVVTELDGIGKQENKNRHELICQATQLLLRQHKTKKRYQHESMRRGYIEMGKINLGIASEAFLAEYEAAHTVERLVSGG